From Labeo rohita strain BAU-BD-2019 unplaced genomic scaffold, IGBB_LRoh.1.0 scaffold_1617, whole genome shotgun sequence, one genomic window encodes:
- the LOC127158633 gene encoding gastrula zinc finger protein XlCGF57.1-like: MNDPEPCGIKQEDIEQQIDLMEENREIEELVEVRRKHQIKTEDSLLKNDNICFTCSHCGKSFSCKQDLGLDVISLCRNKPYACDKCEKIFRIKGNLVEHMNIHTEEKPHTCDRCGKSFPQKQNLDEHKKIHTLARPYECDQCGRSFPYKGNLDKHMRIHTGEKPHTCDQCGKSFVHKRNLDEHKKIHTLARPYECDQCGKSFPYKGNLDKHSRIHTGEKPHTCDQCGKSFTQKGTLNDHMKIHTGEKPHKCDQCGKSFAQKGNLKVHMKIHTGEKPYICDQCGKSFTHKGNLNVHKKIHTGEKPYACDQCGKCFIEKVPLNDHMKIHSGEKPHACDQCGKKFTQGKNLNIHIKNVHTGERLFTCDQCGKRFTLKANLKAHMKIHTGEKPHACDQCGKCFIHKTSLNEHMTIHTGEKPHTCDQCGKSYTQKGALKEHIKIHTGEKPHTCDQCGKSFRKSSVYKVHLLTHSRERLYSCDQCDKKFFRPDFLKDHLKVHTKEKPYVCSLCGKSFSQMGTLKVHQKRHSGVKDHVCSECGKAFFTDGALKVHRAVHTGEKPYKCSHCDKSFKRSEYLRIHERIHTGEKPYHCHSCGKSFAHCSALTSHKKKCMSEISSSSSSDL, encoded by the exons atgaatgatCCAGAGCCCTGTGGAATAAAACAGGAAGATATTGAACAACAAATAG ACCTGATGGAAGAGAACCGGGAGATTGAAGAACTTGTTGAAGTGAGGAGGAAACATCAGATCAAAACTGAAGATTCCTTATTGAAAAATGACAATATATGTTTCACTTGCTCTcactgtggaaagagtttctcaTGCAAGCAAGATCTTGGCCTTGATGTAATATCTCTTTGTAGAAATAAGCCATATGCATGTGATAAGTGCGAGAAGATTTTCAGAATAAAAGGAAACCTTGTTGAACACATGAACATTCACACTGAAGAGAAGCCACACACATGTGATCGATGTGGGAAGAGTTtcccacaaaaacaaaaccttgaTGAACATAAGAAAATCCACACTCTGGCAAGGCCGTACGAATGTGATCAATGTGGGAGGAGTTTCCCATATAAAGGAAATCTGGATAAACAcatgaggatccacactggagaaaagccaCACACATGTGATCAATGTGGGAAGAGTTTTGTGCATAAACGAAACCTTGATGAACATAAGAAAATCCACACTCTGGCAAGGCCGTACGAATGTGATCAATGTGGGAAGAGTTTCCCATATAAAGGAAACCTGGATAAACACtcgaggatccacactggagagaagccacacacctgtgatcaatgtgggaagagtttcacgCAAAAAGGAACCCTTAATGATCACATGAagatccacactggagaaaagccgCACAAATGTGATCAATGTGGGAAGAGTTTCGCGCAAAAAGGAAACCTAAAAGTACACATGAaaatccacactggagaaaagccatacatatgcGATCAGTGCGGGAAGAGTTTCACACACAAAGGAAACCTTAACGTACACAAGaaaatccacactggagagaaaccataTGCATGTGATCAATGTGGAAAGTGTTTCATAGAAAAAGTGCCTTTAAATGATCACATGAAAATCCACAGTGGAGAAAAGCCACACGCATGTGATCAGTGCGGGAAGAAATTCACACAAGGAAAAAACCTTAAcatacacattaaaaatgttcacaCTGGGGAGAGGCTAttcacatgtgatcagtgtgggaagagATTCACACTTAAAGCTAATCTTAAAGCACACATGaagatccacactggagagaagccacATGCGTGTGATCAGTGCGGGAAGTGTTTCATACATAAAACGAGCCTTAACGAACATATGACAATTCACACAGGAGAGAAACCGCATACATGTGATCAATGTGGTAAGAGTTATACACAAAAAGGGGCCCTTAAAGAACACATAAAAATCCATACTGGAGAAAAGCCAcacacatgtgatcagtgtgggaagagtttccGAAAATCATCTGTTTATAAAGTACATCTGCTTACTCATTCTAGAGAAAGGTTATATAGCTGTGATCAATGcgataaaaagttttttaggccagattttctgaaggatcacctTAAAGTTCATACAAAGGAGAAGCCTTACGTATGTTCtttgtgtggaaagagttttagtCAGATgggtactttaaaagtacaccAGAAAAGACACAGTggtgtgaaggatcatgtttgCTCTGAATGTGGTAAGGCTTTTTTTACGGATGGTGCACTGAAAGTGCACAGGgcagttcacactggagaaaaaccttacaagtgttcacactgtgacaagagCTTCAAACGCTCTGAATATCTGAGAATACATGaaaggatccacactggagagaagccgtatCACTGCCATTCATGTGGGAAGAGTTTTGCTCATTGTTCTGCTTTaaccagtcataaaaaaaaatgcatgtctgAAATTAGTAGTAGTTCAAGTTCTGATCTGTAA